In Microcoleus sp. FACHB-672, the genomic stretch GTTGGCCCACGCGCGTTAGAGGCACATCCCTTCTTCCCTTAAGACGCAAGAAAAGGGCACGACGGGGATTGATACCTTCTTTAATATCAACACGAATTGATTGGACTTCTTCTGTAGTGGATTTGAGTTCTATCCGACGGTTTTTACCGGGAAAGCCCCACCGGAAAATGCTAATCTCACCCGTCTCGCGGTTGAATTCGTTGTAACCACCGCCTACATCCCAAAGGATACTCAGCCAAAGGTAAAGGCTCAGGAGCAAAGCGGCAGAGCCGTATAAACCCATGACTAGACCTTGGGGGACAAAGATTAACTCGGTGGTATCGGCAAAGGGCAGCAGATTCAGGTGCAGATAGCTAGAAAGCCCAGCCAGCAGAAAGCCGGTGCCCCCCCCAGACAAGGCCGTTGCCCAAAAGTAGTTGCTGAGCCGGCGAGAACCGATAATCTCCTTGCGGAGGATGCGATCGCTTTTAGAAATTGTTTGTCCAGTCATCGAACTACTACCATGCTTGCTTAATTCAAATTCACCAGCCTACAGGAAATCCCTACTCATTGAGGGCGGACTTTGCGAATGTTGATAAATTTCATATATAGTTATGTTAACTTACTTAGAAACCTCGCAGTTTTAATACAAGAGGGTTTAAACGAAATGACCATAGCAGTCGGACGCGCCCCAGCAGAGAGAGGATGGTTTGACGTCCTCGATGACTGGCTCAAGCGTGATCGCTTCGTATTCATCGGCTGGTCGGGCCTGTTGTTAT encodes the following:
- a CDS encoding photosystem I assembly protein Ycf4; protein product: MTGQTISKSDRILRKEIIGSRRLSNYFWATALSGGGTGFLLAGLSSYLHLNLLPFADTTELIFVPQGLVMGLYGSAALLLSLYLWLSILWDVGGGYNEFNRETGEISIFRWGFPGKNRRIELKSTTEEVQSIRVDIKEGINPRRALFLRLKGRRDVPLTRVGQPLPLAELENQGAELARFLGVPLEGL